The following are encoded in a window of Psilocybe cubensis strain MGC-MH-2018 chromosome 4, whole genome shotgun sequence genomic DNA:
- a CDS encoding Cell cycle serine/threonine-protein kinase hsk1 encodes MEFSHHSSNPLEASTSDATNTAYKRVLDRTRRNQSSCASSDELGHWSNRDEYLEHIGDVTGMSVSRVVGGGAKRGGEDVTPKAGSSRLRSRVVLEGEGGGGDGDEMQSEEEEDELNLSPRKNVVAEMETPRGQMGRAKAPPKFGVLVIPPFRKKEDVAAKAPMEDVANEVVQEDQEEEQGMYEDEDAVVQMEMQQREEQGEQFIEVDENGQYLDLHEIDDDEMAEEEDERSSSPLTPCSSDRSSPSPYSSPQSSRPSSPNEAYTLTKRPPEEQDEIREEFEELYDAVPALREDYELVDRLGTGTFSSVYKAIDRNYREFHNAPWLGHHPPQSSAYYQAAGPGYKGRGGRAARWRRSGMDMDVDGDGDGEEERVPEQVFVAIKRIYTTSGPERIRNELAIMEECRSCRHTSQIITAFRNEDQVVIVLPYQRNMDFREFYQDLHPEGIKCYFRCLFRALRDIHERGIIHRDVKPANFLYNPFTGVGTLCDFGLASRMEVTHPLGKCMHTHPTLEEPHGAYMPPGPAEIQEIKQKQKLARARCNMPSEKVGYPEKDTRPSSKANRAGTRGFRAPEVLLKCGSQSGAIDVWSAGIILLFFLTGKFPIFQSNDDIEGLMEIAVIIGKRKIERAATLHGRTIATNIPDLDQDGISWKEFVERLNPGIKEPRKYDMRFYPHNSKHRDGRGSMMPPPPPPPSSSPTSLDGSDTLVNPTSASTAVAAHKQSDRHANPPSAERHAKEMKYAFDFLEMVLHFESTKRATPRKALYHKFLEDEAGAPEDDDVAPRRNGEGQCEKWHTVDPHGNHYAVLLRPCWCRSRREDVLGEPEEEIDLDEESEDELEDGHGLGQGGACTVLVPYKLILNAGEGVAFGREPCELHKADEYRLWTLQRNAEGKLVAVPSYDT; translated from the exons ATGGAGTTCTCACACCACTCCTCCAACCCACTCGAAGCCTCCACATCCGACGCGACAAACACGGCGTATAAACGCGTGCTGGATCGGACGAGGCGGAATCAGAGCTCATGTGCTTCTTCTGATGAGCTTGGGCATTGGTCGAATAGGGATGAGTATTTGGAGCATATTGGTGATGTTACGGGGATGAGTGTGAGTCGTGTGGTTGGGGGTGGGGCGAAGCGTGGGGGTGAGGATGTGACGCCGAAGGCTGGGTCGAGTCGGCTTCGGAGTCGTGTTGTTTTAGAGGGtgagggtggtggtggggatggggatgagaTGCAGagcgaggaagaggaagatgagcTTAATCTTTCGCCACGGAAGAATGTGGTGGCTGAGATGGAGACGCCTCGCGGACAGATGG GTCGCGCGAAGGCACCGCCGAAATTTGGCGTGCTTGTTATACCGCCTTTTCGGAAGAAGGAGGATGTGGCTGCTAAAGCTCCTATGGAGGATGTGGCTAACGAGGTGGTCCAAGAagatcaagaagaagaacaggGAATgtacgaagatgaagacgcaGTGGTGCAGATGGAGATGCAGCAACGCGAAGAGCAAGGCGAGCAGTTCATAGAGGTCGACGAGAACGGGCAGTACCTCGACCTCCACGaaatcgacgacgacgagatggcagaagaagaagacgagcgTTCCTCGAGCCCACTCACCCCCTGCTCCTCCGACCGCTCCTCGCCGTCCCCCTACTCATCCCCACAATCCTCGCgcccctcctccccaaaCGAAGCCTACACCCTCACCAAGCGTCCCCCCGAAGAACAAGACGAGATCCGCGAAGAGTTCGAGGAGCTGTACGACGCCGTCCCGGCGCTGCGCGAGGACTACGAGCTCGTCGACCGTCTCGGCACCGGCACGTTCTCGTCGGTGTACAAAGCCATCGACCGGAATTATCGCGAGTTCCATAATGCGCCGTGGTTGGGGCACCACCCGCCGCAGAGCAGCGCGTATTATCAAGCTGCTGGGCCTGGGTATAAGGGCCGTGGCGGGCGCGCGGCGCGTTGGAGGCGGTCGggtatggatatggatgtagatggagatggggatggggaggaagagagggtGCCTGAGCAGGTGTTTGTTGCTATCAAGCGCATCTATACCACCAGTGGACCTGAGCGCATCAGGAATGAGCTCGCGATTATGGAAGAGTGCAGGAGCTGTCGACACACGTCGCAGATTATCACTGCGTTCCGGAATGAAGACCAGGTCGTCATTGTCCTGCCTTACCAGCGGAATATGGATTTCcgg GAATTTTATCAGGATTTGCATCCAGAAGGGATCAAATGTTATTTCAGATGTCTATTTCGTGCGCTACGAGATATTCATGAGAGGGGTATAATCCACCGCGACGTCAAGCCCGCCAACTTTCTCTATAACCCCTTCACCGGAGTGGGAACGCTGTGTGATTTCGGGCTGGCATCA AGAATGGAAGTAACCCACCCGCTTGGAAAATGTATGCATACGCACCCGACACTGGAGGAGCCGCATGGGGCTTACATGCCACCTGGTCCGGCTGAGATACAAGAGAtcaagcagaagcagaagttGGCGCGGGCGAGGTGTAACATGCCCTCTGAGAAAGTGGGCTATCCGGAGAAAGATACACGGCCGAGCAGTAAAGCGAATCGGGCGGGCACGAGAGGGTTCCGGGCGCCTGAGGTGCTGCTTAAATGCGGTTCGCAGAGCGGAG CTATCGATGTGTGGTCGGCTGGGATCATTTTGTTGTTCTTTTTGACTGGAAAATTCCCCATTTTCCAGTCGAATGATGATATTGAGGGGCTCATGGAAATCGCCGTAATCATtgggaaaaggaaaatcGAACGAGCTGCTACTCTTCACG GTCGAACTATAGCTACGAATATACCAGACCTGGATCAAGACGGTATCTCCTGGAAAGAATTCGTAGAACGACTGAACCCTGGTATCAAAGAGCCCAGGAAATACGACATGCGCTTCTATCCGCACAACAGCAAACACCGAGACGGGCGCGGATCAATGAtgccgcctccgcctccgcctccctCATCCTCACCTACCTCGCTAGACGGGTCCGATACACTCGTCAACCCCACATCAGCATCAACAGCAGTGGCAGCGCACAAACAGTCCGATCGACACGCGAACCCGCCGTCGGCGGAGCGGCACGCAAAGGAGATGAAATATGCATTCGACTTTCTCGAGATGGTGCTCCATTTCGAGTCCACAAAGCGCGCGACGCCGCGGAAGGCTCTGTATCACAAGTTCCTAGAGGACGAGGCGGGCGCGCCGGAGGACGACGATGTCGCGCCGCGCCGTAATGGCGAAGGGCAGTGTGAGAAGTGGCATACTGTGGACCCGCATGGAAACCACTATGCGGTGCTTTTGAGGCCGTGTTGGTGTAGGAGCAGACGGGAGGATGTGTTGGGTGAGCCGGAGGAGGAGATTGATTTGGATGAGGAGAGCGAGGATGAGCTGGAGGATGGGCATGGGCTGGGCCAGGGGGGAGCGTGTACGGTGTTGGTGCCGTATAAGCTTATACTTAATGCTGGAGAGGGCGTTGCGTTTGGGCGGGAGCCGTGTGAGCTGCATAAAGCTGACGAGTACAGGTTGTGGACTCTCCAACGTAATGCGGAGGGGAAGCTGGTGGCTGTACCAAGTTATGacacttga